The Aurantiacibacter gangjinensis genome includes a region encoding these proteins:
- a CDS encoding NAD(P)/FAD-dependent oxidoreductase, protein MLEKTDRSASKTTGEIAVDVAVIGAGPAGLTAAYLLTKAGKTVAVIEKDETYVGGISRTVEHEGYRFDIGGHRFFSKSQQVVDLWNEILPDDFIQRPRMSRIYYEGKFYSYPLRAFEALRNLGLWRSAMCMLSYGKAKVFPNREVKSFEDWTSNQFGKKLYSIFFKTYTEKVWGMPCNEMSADWAAQRIKGLSLWSAVVDGLKRSLGLNRLNDGSGKQAKTLLETFRYPRLGPGMMWEAARDKMVATGKGQLIMGAELKQLAADGNGGWRMTANGEDGDVVITAKDAISSAPMRQLAARLHPLPETTLEASNLKYRDFLTVALMIKSEDLFPDNWIYIHDSKVKVGRVQNFRSWSPEMVPDEDVACVGLEYFCFEGDGLWSMDDDDLVELAKKEMDILGLVSPDKVIGGAVVRQEKAYPVYDEDYAANVDAMRAEVEAKHPTLHLVGRNGMHRYNNQDHAMMTAMLTVENIIAGERVYDTWCVNEDAEYHEAGDEGAEKALPEGRKTVSADQAAALNSMRDVPERVSADGKKAA, encoded by the coding sequence ATGCTTGAAAAGACCGATCGCAGCGCCAGCAAAACGACTGGGGAAATCGCTGTCGATGTCGCCGTTATCGGGGCGGGCCCGGCGGGCCTGACGGCCGCTTACCTGCTGACCAAGGCAGGCAAGACCGTCGCCGTGATCGAGAAAGACGAAACCTATGTCGGTGGCATCAGCCGCACGGTCGAGCATGAAGGCTATCGCTTCGACATTGGCGGGCACCGCTTCTTCTCGAAGAGCCAACAAGTAGTGGACCTGTGGAACGAGATCCTGCCCGACGATTTCATCCAGCGCCCGCGGATGAGCCGCATCTATTACGAGGGCAAGTTCTACAGCTATCCGCTGCGCGCATTCGAGGCGCTGCGTAACCTGGGCCTGTGGCGCAGCGCCATGTGCATGCTGAGTTATGGCAAGGCGAAGGTGTTTCCCAATCGCGAGGTCAAAAGCTTCGAGGACTGGACCAGCAACCAGTTCGGCAAGAAACTCTATTCGATCTTTTTCAAGACCTATACCGAGAAGGTGTGGGGCATGCCCTGCAACGAGATGAGCGCGGATTGGGCCGCCCAGCGCATCAAGGGCCTTTCGCTCTGGAGCGCGGTGGTGGACGGGCTGAAGCGTTCGCTTGGCCTCAACAGACTGAACGACGGCAGTGGCAAGCAGGCCAAGACCCTGCTGGAAACCTTCCGCTATCCGCGCCTTGGCCCAGGCATGATGTGGGAAGCTGCGCGCGACAAGATGGTCGCGACGGGCAAGGGGCAGCTCATCATGGGCGCCGAACTCAAACAGCTGGCAGCCGACGGCAATGGCGGCTGGCGCATGACGGCCAACGGCGAGGACGGCGATGTCGTCATCACCGCCAAGGACGCGATCAGCAGCGCGCCGATGCGCCAGCTGGCCGCGCGCCTGCATCCGCTGCCCGAGACGACGCTGGAAGCGAGCAATCTCAAATATCGCGACTTCCTGACCGTCGCCCTGATGATCAAGTCGGAAGACCTGTTCCCCGACAACTGGATCTACATTCACGACAGCAAGGTGAAGGTCGGCCGCGTGCAGAACTTCCGCAGCTGGTCGCCCGAAATGGTGCCGGATGAGGATGTCGCTTGCGTCGGCCTCGAATATTTCTGTTTCGAAGGGGACGGCCTGTGGTCGATGGACGATGACGACCTGGTCGAGCTGGCTAAGAAGGAAATGGACATTCTCGGGCTTGTCTCGCCCGACAAGGTGATCGGCGGCGCTGTGGTGCGACAGGAGAAAGCCTATCCCGTCTATGACGAGGATTATGCCGCCAATGTCGACGCCATGCGCGCGGAGGTGGAAGCGAAACATCCCACCCTGCACCTAGTGGGCCGCAATGGCATGCACCGTTACAACAATCAGGACCATGCGATGATGACCGCCATGCTGACGGTGGAGAACATCATCGCCGGAGAGCGCGTTTACGACACGTGGTGCGTCAACGAAGATGCCGAATATCACGAAGCGGGCGACGAGGGTGCTGAAAAGGCGCTGCCGGAAGGCCGCAAGACCGTGTCCGCCGATCAGGCTGCGGCGCTCAATTCCATGCGCGATGTGCCGGAACGTGTTTCGGCTGACGGCAAGAAAGCGGCATAA
- a CDS encoding PilZ domain-containing protein, translating to MQDALRQEETGLAHQGRAGDARGAQRFTLLIRAAKLITAQGEFLCVIRDASEGGMSARIFHEVPQGREMLVELQNGDRHRATVVWQAEDRAGFQFASPADVARIIQSPSDFSKRPIRLNLSAAAEVHRCEHIDDVTITNISQQGASITCNTHYAIDQQVMMRIGRMHDAQAKVRWRDGRQVGLVFENTMQFGELARIARWLQRNN from the coding sequence ATGCAAGACGCATTGCGGCAGGAGGAAACGGGCCTTGCCCATCAAGGCCGGGCCGGCGACGCACGCGGCGCGCAGCGTTTCACTTTGCTGATCCGCGCAGCCAAGCTCATCACCGCGCAAGGCGAGTTTCTTTGCGTAATCCGCGACGCGTCCGAAGGCGGCATGAGCGCGCGCATTTTTCACGAGGTGCCGCAAGGGCGCGAAATGCTGGTGGAATTGCAGAATGGCGACCGCCACCGCGCCACCGTCGTGTGGCAGGCTGAGGATCGCGCCGGCTTCCAGTTTGCCTCGCCTGCCGATGTCGCGCGCATCATCCAGAGCCCGAGCGATTTTTCGAAACGGCCGATCCGCCTGAACCTGTCGGCAGCGGCGGAAGTGCACCGCTGCGAGCACATCGACGATGTCACCATCACCAATATCTCGCAGCAGGGCGCGAGCATCACCTGCAACACCCATTATGCGATCGACCAGCAGGTGATGATGCGCATCGGCCGCATGCACGATGCGCAGGCCAAGGTCCGCTGGCGCGATGGCCGGCAGGTCGGCCTGGTGTTCGAGAACACTATGCAGTTCGGCGAACTGGCTCGCATCGCGCGCTGGCTGCAGCGCAACAACTGA
- a CDS encoding integration host factor subunit beta, whose amino-acid sequence MATTLGKDMIRSELLQALANDNPDLRAEDIEQVVDIFFDEITQRLAEGGRVELRGFGTFSTRERDARVGRNPRTGEAVNVPAKRVPYFKPGKEMRDRLNSD is encoded by the coding sequence TTGGCGACCACCTTGGGGAAAGACATGATCAGGTCAGAGCTTTTGCAGGCCCTCGCGAATGACAATCCCGACCTCCGGGCCGAAGATATCGAGCAGGTGGTCGACATTTTCTTCGACGAAATTACACAGCGCCTGGCCGAAGGCGGCAGGGTGGAACTCCGTGGTTTCGGTACGTTCTCGACCCGGGAGAGAGATGCGCGCGTTGGCCGCAATCCGCGCACGGGCGAAGCGGTAAATGTGCCTGCAAAGCGCGTACCCTATTTCAAGCCGGGCAAGGAAATGCGCGACCGGCTAAATTCGGACTAA
- a CDS encoding GntR family transcriptional regulator, which yields MADTRPVYLRLREQIAAAIIDGRYKEGAMLPSVRAFAAEQGANPLTVAKAYQQFQADGLIRVQRGVGMFVREGAAEKLLASEREHFVKQEWPAIREKIDRLGIETADLLDRVP from the coding sequence ATGGCCGATACCCGTCCCGTCTATCTTCGCCTGCGCGAGCAGATCGCCGCAGCCATCATCGATGGCCGTTATAAAGAAGGGGCGATGCTCCCGTCGGTGCGGGCGTTCGCCGCAGAGCAGGGTGCCAATCCCCTGACGGTGGCGAAGGCTTACCAGCAATTCCAGGCCGACGGATTGATCCGCGTGCAGCGCGGCGTCGGCATGTTCGTGCGCGAAGGTGCGGCGGAGAAGCTGCTGGCATCGGAACGCGAGCATTTCGTGAAGCAGGAATGGCCCGCCATCCGCGAAAAAATCGACAGGCTGGGGATTGAAACGGCCGACCTGCTCGACCGCGTTCCGTAA
- a CDS encoding peptide MFS transporter: MGDLKEFALWNYADWAAAISVLVLTAFLVGGALAITRPKEEVLGHPKGLYMLFFAEMWERFSYYGMRALLTLYLVKHWLFDDSSSNLIYGAYTSLVYITPVLGGWLADKYLGQRKAVLFGAVLLTAGHFFMAFEGDGSGYANDPTVNIFWLALALIIVGSGFLKANISVMVGQLYPRTDIRRDSAYTIFYMGINLGAAAGVLIAAYIGETVSWAWGFGLAGFGMLLGLLVFVLGKSLLRGNGEPPVPAKLKEKVAGINFEWMLYAVGLVGVAVIWALIQYQEAVGWILLVSGILLLGYVLQQALYKLPGEDGKMSAGSTSTIFYAGVVTLLVTAGLMIAQNGAGPISNIIGIIGLALVIAACFGEAKNHDNFARDRVFAMIFVILLMPLFWGLFEQAGGSMNLYTDRHVDRGGIPTTFFQSINPIYIIILAPIFAALWQWMARSGWEPSAIAKMGLGIVQMGLAFVVFVWGAQQFSVTGEAGALLTPVLFLFLFYLLSTTGELCLSPVGLSAINRLSARHMASLMMAAFFFGTAGGNYVAGFMGSLMGEGEGGDMTREAALEVYWAMGLVAVGVGIFVTIVSPLVKRLMHLDALRDDTVGDDLMGQAEGPGEAQGAGMHPETKG, from the coding sequence ATGGGTGATCTCAAAGAATTTGCGTTGTGGAACTACGCGGACTGGGCAGCGGCGATTTCCGTCCTCGTCCTTACGGCGTTCCTTGTCGGCGGTGCCTTGGCAATTACCCGCCCGAAAGAGGAAGTGCTGGGCCACCCCAAGGGCCTCTACATGCTGTTCTTCGCCGAAATGTGGGAGCGGTTCTCCTATTACGGCATGCGCGCTCTGCTCACCCTTTATCTCGTGAAGCACTGGCTGTTCGACGACAGCTCCTCCAACCTGATCTACGGTGCCTATACCAGCCTTGTATACATCACTCCGGTGCTGGGCGGCTGGCTGGCCGACAAATATCTGGGCCAGCGCAAGGCGGTGCTTTTCGGTGCCGTACTGCTGACGGCAGGCCACTTCTTCATGGCCTTCGAAGGCGACGGGTCGGGCTATGCCAACGACCCGACGGTCAACATCTTCTGGCTGGCACTGGCCCTCATCATCGTCGGCTCCGGCTTCCTCAAAGCCAATATCTCGGTGATGGTCGGTCAGCTTTACCCGCGTACCGACATCCGCCGCGACAGTGCCTACACCATCTTCTACATGGGCATTAACCTCGGGGCCGCCGCAGGCGTGCTGATTGCCGCCTATATCGGTGAGACGGTCAGCTGGGCATGGGGCTTCGGCCTTGCCGGTTTCGGTATGCTGTTGGGCCTGCTCGTCTTCGTGCTCGGCAAGTCTCTGCTGCGCGGCAATGGCGAGCCGCCCGTGCCCGCCAAACTCAAGGAAAAGGTCGCCGGCATCAATTTCGAATGGATGCTCTATGCGGTCGGCCTTGTGGGCGTTGCCGTGATCTGGGCGCTGATCCAGTACCAGGAAGCCGTGGGCTGGATCCTGCTCGTCTCGGGCATCCTGCTGCTGGGCTATGTGCTGCAGCAGGCGCTGTACAAGCTGCCGGGTGAGGACGGTAAGATGAGCGCGGGGTCGACCAGCACGATCTTCTATGCAGGCGTTGTCACCTTGCTGGTGACTGCCGGACTGATGATCGCGCAGAACGGAGCCGGTCCGATTTCGAACATCATCGGGATCATCGGCTTGGCGTTGGTTATCGCAGCGTGTTTCGGGGAAGCGAAGAACCACGACAATTTCGCGCGCGACCGCGTTTTCGCGATGATCTTCGTGATCCTGCTGATGCCGCTTTTCTGGGGCCTGTTCGAACAGGCAGGCGGTTCGATGAACCTCTACACCGATCGTCACGTCGATCGTGGCGGCATTCCCACCACCTTCTTCCAGTCGATCAACCCGATCTACATCATTATCCTTGCGCCGATCTTCGCTGCCTTGTGGCAGTGGATGGCGCGCAGCGGGTGGGAACCTTCGGCCATCGCCAAGATGGGCCTCGGCATCGTGCAGATGGGCCTCGCCTTCGTGGTGTTCGTATGGGGCGCACAGCAGTTCAGCGTGACAGGCGAAGCAGGCGCATTGCTGACGCCGGTGCTGTTCCTGTTCCTGTTCTACCTGCTATCCACCACGGGTGAGCTCTGCCTGTCGCCGGTCGGCCTTTCGGCCATCAACCGCCTTTCCGCACGCCACATGGCCAGCCTCATGATGGCAGCCTTCTTCTTCGGCACGGCAGGCGGCAACTACGTCGCGGGCTTCATGGGCTCGCTGATGGGCGAAGGCGAAGGCGGCGATATGACGCGCGAGGCTGCGCTCGAGGTGTACTGGGCCATGGGCCTCGTGGCCGTTGGCGTCGGCATCTTCGTCACCATCGTCAGCCCGCTGGTGAAGCGCCTGATGCATCTCGATGCCCTGCGCGACGATACAGTCGGCGATGATCTTATGGGCCAGGCCGAAGGGCCGGGCGAAGCACAGGGTGCAGGCATGCACCCCGAAACGAAGGGGTAA
- a CDS encoding amidohydrolase yields the protein MGRLSIKGGPAALLLSAALVLTGCATGSGSTATASASPAPTGNASEPYASTYERYPGVPTAIVGATIYDGAGGMIENGVVLFADGEVVGIGGADLAIPDGYTRVDGTGRFVTPGIIDIHSHLGNYPSPSVPAHSDGNEATSPTTPEVWAEHSVWPQDPGFSRALANGGITSLMILPGSANLMGGRTVTLKNVPSRTVQGMKFPGAPYSLKMACGENPKRVYGGRGRAPSTRMGNFATNRQTWIDAQDYAAQDDPDRDLASETLAGVLSGEITVQNHCYRADEMALVLDMAEEFGYRVAAFHHAVESYKIADLLREHDVCSAVWADWYGFKMEAYDAIPENAAMIHNAGACVVIHSDDENGIQRLNQEAAKAQADGRRMGIDIPDAEVIGWITLNAARAMGIEEMTGSLEAGKMADIVMWNGDPLSIYSRPEMVWIDGAVMYDMNNPDMRPVSDFELGQPGEGDVK from the coding sequence ATGGGCCGTCTTTCGATCAAGGGCGGCCCAGCCGCCTTGCTGCTCTCCGCCGCGCTGGTTCTGACCGGCTGCGCTACAGGCTCCGGTTCCACCGCGACTGCCAGCGCATCGCCTGCTCCTACCGGGAACGCGAGCGAGCCTTACGCCTCCACCTATGAGCGCTATCCCGGCGTGCCGACCGCGATTGTCGGCGCGACCATTTATGATGGCGCGGGCGGCATGATCGAAAACGGCGTGGTGCTGTTCGCCGATGGCGAAGTCGTCGGCATCGGCGGGGCGGACCTGGCCATTCCCGACGGCTATACACGGGTCGATGGCACGGGCCGCTTCGTCACGCCCGGCATAATCGATATCCACTCCCATCTCGGCAATTATCCGTCGCCCAGCGTGCCCGCGCACAGCGACGGCAACGAGGCGACCAGCCCGACCACGCCCGAGGTCTGGGCCGAACATTCGGTTTGGCCGCAGGATCCGGGTTTCAGCCGCGCCCTCGCCAATGGCGGCATCACGTCGCTGATGATACTGCCCGGATCGGCCAATTTGATGGGCGGACGAACGGTCACGCTGAAGAATGTGCCCAGCCGCACGGTGCAGGGCATGAAATTCCCCGGCGCGCCCTATTCGCTGAAGATGGCCTGCGGCGAGAACCCCAAGCGCGTCTATGGCGGGCGCGGGCGCGCGCCCTCCACGCGCATGGGCAATTTCGCCACCAACCGCCAGACATGGATCGATGCGCAGGATTATGCCGCGCAGGATGATCCCGACCGCGACCTCGCCAGCGAAACACTGGCGGGCGTGCTCTCCGGCGAAATCACCGTGCAGAACCACTGCTACCGCGCCGACGAGATGGCGCTGGTGCTCGATATGGCGGAAGAATTCGGCTACCGCGTCGCGGCCTTCCATCACGCGGTGGAAAGCTACAAGATCGCAGACCTGCTGCGCGAACACGATGTGTGCAGTGCGGTGTGGGCGGACTGGTACGGCTTCAAGATGGAAGCCTATGACGCGATCCCCGAGAACGCCGCGATGATCCACAATGCGGGGGCCTGCGTGGTCATCCATTCCGACGACGAAAACGGTATCCAGCGCCTCAATCAGGAAGCTGCCAAGGCGCAGGCCGACGGACGCCGCATGGGGATCGACATTCCCGACGCCGAAGTGATCGGCTGGATCACGCTCAATGCCGCTCGGGCCATGGGCATCGAGGAGATGACCGGCAGCCTTGAGGCGGGCAAGATGGCCGATATCGTTATGTGGAACGGCGATCCGCTCTCCATCTATTCACGCCCCGAAATGGTCTGGATCGATGGCGCGGTGATGTACGACATGAATAATCCCGACATGCGGCCCGTCAGCGATTTCGAGCTGGGCCAGCCGGGCGAGGGAGATGTGAAATGA
- a CDS encoding amidohydrolase family protein, with protein sequence MKRLFSLSVAAFALGATPLAAQDVAITGATVALGDGSDPIENATVVVRGGRVVAAGSDVAVPAGVPTLDGTGSWVTPGIFASITNIGLVDVRAVSASNDVEADDSPFSAALDVAPAINPQAQEFSYSRAGGVTRATVTPEAGSSMFAGQGAVIDLGADFDAVQRPRAFQMVEFGETGARLAGGSRTSSHALFRSALREARDLGEMDALRTVSQNDRVRSGDDLPIDPRLAGRAEREGDVLLSRFDAAALVPVLRGEQQLYVRVHRASDILAILALRDEFPSLDMVLVGVTEGWMVADRIAASGVPVITAALNDLPASFERLAATQSNVGRMVDAGVTVAIGGYESSGEHPRNLPQQAGNMVALNRVPGHSGLSWGEAFAAITSVPARVAGLEDAGVLRAGALGDLVVWDGDPLETRSAPARVFIDGVEQPLENHQTRLRERYRSLDESERPRAYDP encoded by the coding sequence ATGAAGCGTCTCTTCTCCCTCTCCGTCGCGGCTTTCGCTCTCGGCGCGACGCCCCTTGCCGCGCAGGATGTCGCCATCACCGGCGCGACCGTGGCGCTGGGCGATGGCAGCGACCCGATCGAAAACGCCACCGTCGTCGTGCGCGGTGGGCGCGTGGTGGCGGCGGGCAGCGATGTCGCCGTGCCTGCGGGCGTGCCAACGCTCGACGGAACAGGCAGCTGGGTGACGCCCGGCATATTCGCCTCCATCACCAATATCGGCCTTGTCGATGTGCGCGCCGTTTCAGCCAGCAACGATGTGGAGGCAGACGACTCGCCTTTCAGCGCCGCGCTGGACGTGGCGCCAGCCATCAATCCGCAGGCGCAGGAATTCAGCTATAGCCGGGCAGGCGGCGTCACTCGCGCGACAGTCACGCCGGAAGCAGGCTCGTCCATGTTCGCAGGACAAGGCGCGGTGATCGACCTCGGCGCGGATTTCGACGCCGTGCAGCGCCCGCGCGCGTTCCAGATGGTCGAATTCGGCGAAACCGGCGCGCGCCTTGCAGGTGGCAGTCGTACCTCCTCGCATGCCCTGTTCCGCAGTGCATTGCGCGAAGCACGTGATCTGGGCGAGATGGATGCGCTGCGCACCGTCTCGCAAAACGATCGTGTGCGCAGCGGTGACGATCTGCCGATCGACCCGCGCCTTGCAGGGCGGGCGGAGCGCGAAGGCGATGTCCTGCTGAGCCGCTTCGATGCAGCGGCGCTGGTGCCTGTGCTGCGCGGCGAGCAGCAGCTCTATGTCCGCGTGCACCGGGCATCGGACATTCTTGCCATTCTCGCCCTGCGGGACGAATTTCCGTCGCTCGACATGGTGTTGGTCGGCGTTACCGAAGGCTGGATGGTGGCAGACCGGATTGCCGCATCGGGCGTGCCGGTCATTACTGCCGCGCTCAACGATCTGCCTGCCAGCTTCGAACGGCTTGCCGCTACGCAGAGCAATGTCGGGCGCATGGTCGATGCGGGCGTGACGGTCGCCATCGGCGGCTATGAAAGCAGCGGAGAGCACCCACGCAACCTGCCGCAGCAGGCGGGGAACATGGTCGCGCTGAACCGCGTGCCGGGCCATTCCGGCCTCAGCTGGGGCGAAGCGTTCGCCGCCATCACATCGGTGCCCGCACGGGTAGCAGGGCTGGAGGATGCAGGCGTGCTGCGCGCAGGCGCGCTGGGCGACCTTGTCGTGTGGGATGGCGATCCGCTGGAGACCCGCAGCGCGCCGGCGCGCGTGTTCATCGACGGTGTAGAACAGCCGCTGGAGAACCACCAGACACGCCTGCGCGAACGCTATCGCAGCCTGGACGAGAGCGAGAGGCCGCGTGCTTACGACCCTTGA
- a CDS encoding outer membrane beta-barrel protein: MHKQVFTGVIGTLGLAIAMPVAAQDQADPFDGAHIGTTIGYHDIDGPADGFIIGARIGYDLPVGNDVVVGAEANANFGTGDIDAEYGTNVRIGTRFGERRNALLFARFGYQEVDFDLPDVIDDIDEVDTTSGDYMLGIGADFGINESSSTRLAIDTIGFDSIRFTAGYTIHF, encoded by the coding sequence ATGCACAAGCAGGTCTTTACAGGCGTTATCGGCACACTCGGCCTGGCGATAGCCATGCCTGTCGCCGCACAGGATCAAGCGGATCCTTTCGACGGCGCCCATATCGGGACCACTATCGGTTATCACGATATCGACGGACCGGCCGACGGTTTCATTATCGGTGCCCGCATCGGATATGATCTCCCGGTCGGCAACGATGTGGTCGTCGGCGCAGAGGCCAATGCCAATTTCGGCACGGGCGATATTGACGCCGAGTACGGGACAAATGTTCGTATCGGCACGCGTTTCGGCGAGAGGCGCAATGCCCTGCTATTTGCACGCTTCGGCTACCAAGAAGTCGACTTCGATTTGCCTGACGTAATCGACGATATCGACGAGGTCGATACGACCAGTGGGGACTATATGCTGGGCATCGGTGCGGATTTCGGCATCAACGAAAGCTCATCCACGCGGCTGGCAATCGATACCATCGGCTTCGACAGCATACGCTTCACCGCAGGCTATACGATCCATTTCTAG
- a CDS encoding S41 family peptidase produces the protein MLASASCLACAPVAERPELQTAAVTRSGEYAQAALAFPALVNAQYAYLEQLPGGTFTLTPALEVEARAVQSENDLLRFLERALMLLADHHAHTGASFADSYALVPSYADLWVENRANRFIITSVREESPAALAGVRTGDRLVAIDGLPVEESVAAFWADLGAQRTAQRDAFAARVLASGRRDRSRELTIESADGLHRDVTLPSLYDVESEQPAIAAERSGTTVTITINDALGDFATVAAFDDAMEGLGDGDRLVLNLTNTPSGGNTTVARGIMGWFAAQPTPYQMHELPAEERQFGIIRRWQEWVLPREGRYFAGPVEVRVGRWTGSMGEGLAIGMAELGACVNGEPMAGLLGAIGSYDVGGLTVRLPFERLGTVDGLPREDFVPQQNCPSN, from the coding sequence TTGCTGGCGAGCGCATCATGCCTCGCCTGCGCGCCGGTTGCCGAGCGGCCAGAGCTCCAAACTGCCGCCGTAACGCGGTCCGGCGAATATGCGCAGGCGGCGCTTGCCTTTCCTGCGCTCGTCAATGCGCAATATGCCTATCTCGAACAGCTTCCCGGCGGCACTTTCACGCTGACGCCCGCGCTAGAGGTCGAGGCGCGGGCTGTGCAGAGCGAGAACGACCTGCTGCGCTTCCTCGAGCGCGCCCTGATGCTGCTGGCCGATCACCACGCGCATACCGGCGCATCCTTCGCCGATAGCTATGCGCTGGTGCCGAGCTATGCCGATCTCTGGGTGGAGAACCGGGCGAACCGCTTCATTATCACATCGGTGCGCGAGGAAAGTCCGGCTGCACTGGCTGGCGTACGAACGGGCGACAGGCTCGTCGCTATCGATGGGCTGCCCGTTGAGGAAAGCGTCGCGGCATTCTGGGCCGATCTCGGCGCGCAGCGAACGGCACAGCGCGATGCCTTCGCCGCGCGTGTTCTGGCCTCCGGGCGAAGGGACCGCTCACGCGAGCTGACCATCGAAAGCGCGGACGGCCTGCATAGGGACGTGACTTTGCCTTCGCTCTACGATGTCGAGAGCGAGCAACCCGCGATCGCTGCCGAACGCTCCGGGACTACCGTCACGATCACCATCAACGATGCGCTGGGTGATTTCGCGACGGTTGCGGCGTTCGACGATGCCATGGAAGGGCTCGGCGACGGTGACCGCCTCGTGCTCAATCTGACGAATACGCCGAGCGGCGGAAACACTACGGTCGCGCGCGGCATTATGGGCTGGTTTGCCGCGCAGCCAACGCCCTACCAAATGCATGAGCTTCCCGCCGAAGAGCGGCAATTCGGCATTATCCGGCGCTGGCAGGAATGGGTCTTGCCACGCGAGGGACGGTATTTCGCCGGGCCGGTCGAAGTGCGCGTCGGGCGCTGGACGGGCTCGATGGGCGAAGGGCTTGCCATCGGTATGGCCGAGCTGGGCGCGTGCGTTAACGGCGAGCCGATGGCCGGCTTGCTGGGCGCTATCGGCAGCTACGATGTGGGCGGGCTAACGGTGCGCTTGCCCTTTGAGCGGCTGGGCACAGTCGATGGCCTGCCGCGCGAAGATTTCGTGCCGCAGCAAAATTGCCCATCGAATTAG